TCTCCCACCACCGTTCAGCTGGACGGCAAGATTCTGAGAACCGCGTTTAACCGGGCACGGCGAGAAGGATTGATCACCACGAACCCAGCAGAGGCGGTGGAGCTGCCGGAAAGGGATTCAGTGGAGCGCGGAACCTTCACCCCTGCCGAGGTAAAGATCCTAATTAATGCGGCCAAGGGGGAATGGAAAACGATGATCTACTTGGCCTACTTCACCGGGGCGAGGCTCGGAGACTGCTGCCGGATGGAGTGGGAATCGGTTGATCTGGCCAAGGGACTTCTCACCTACAAGCAAACCAAGACGGGCAAGACGGTTCTCCTGCCGATCCATCCTCAGCTGCTGACCCACCTGGAGACCTTGGCCGTCTCAGACAAGGCAGAGAAGTTCGTCATGCCTGGAATGGCTAATAAGGGCCCAGGAGGACGCCATGGCTTGTCTGAAGGCTTCAAGCGCATCATGGAGAAGGCAGGTGTAGACTTTCAGCAAGTAGACGGTAGCGGCAAGCGCAAGATCTGCCGAAGAACATTTCACGCCCTTCGCCACAGCTTCACCTCTGTCCTAGCCAATGCTGACGTTGCTCCTGAATTGCGGATGAAGCTTACCGGACATTCATCCCAGTCGGCACATAAGACCTACTCCCACCATGACCTTGAGACGCTGCGCCGGGCCGTGGACAAGATGCCTCGGATTAGCTGACAAATGCTATGGAAGACAGGCTACCAGACAGACCCACAGTGCAGGAGTTAGCGCTCCTCGCCGCCACGTTGAAGGCCTCTAAAACTGCAAACGAAATAGAGGATATAGCTTCTGAGGCTTTGACGCTGTGGAGGAAGTGTCGGAAATGCCTGGAGGAAGACATGTGGGAGCAGGAAGTCCGCGAAATGGAGGAGGAGGACGCACGACGCGACGCGGTTTTCCTCCCGCGTCAGGACTGTCCCCCCATAAAGCGTGACCACTTTCTGAAACGGGTCCTTCCTCAGTGCCAAGGACGGACCGCCGAACTGGCTAGAATCGCAAAAGCCTATGTTCGTTGGGATCTAACCAGAAGACTGGGAGAAACTCCAACCGAGATCGAAATCAGCGAGGGCTATGCGAAATGGCCTGACATGAATAGTTTTCAGGAAGCAAACGAGCAGGCCCTGTTTTTTAAATACTGGCATAGAGGCGTTTTCTTGAAGGCGAGTAAGCGAAGGGCCAGGCCCACGCCCAAAACTTCGCCTCAAAAAAAACTCACCAAAAAAACATTTGGAAGTTAAATCTAGCTGCCGATTCTGCGTAATGCCTACAGCGGCATGTAGAATGAATTTCCCTTAGATGTTAGATGCCGGAGGGTCGCTGTGTTTTGCTGAGAGGAGTATGTAGTTTGCGGTCTTAGCTCTTCGAAAAGCCAGATTATCCACATGCTATCCATGTGTCGTGAAGTCATTGGACTTCGCTGAACAAACACATGACAAAAGCACAAAAGACCAACTGGCAGTCGGTAGTTGAGAGCAACGATCAAACCGAATGCGAACACATCACAACCTCAATTCTTGCGCGGAAGATTCCGGAACCTCCCAAGCGAGTCTCCCTATCGCCATCTGCAAGTGAACTTCAACGGGAGCGAGATAAAGGAATTCCCATTTGGATCCGCGCACCCAAGAGCGGACCGGAACACTACTCGGGCTTTACACGGTCAAAGCTGTACGAGTTAGCGACCCATGGGCGAATTCGTTCAGTAAGCATTAGGGAACCGGGAAGGATGAAGGGAGTAAGACTCTTTCACTTGGACAGCATCCTGCGATACGTGGAGGGTTGTGAAATGACGGTTAACTAATGCCTTTTTGATGCATATGAGCACCATCTCAACACAAAGAAAGGCCCCGACCGCTGTTAAGCAAGCCGGGGGTGATACGGGTGATGTCCTACCCTATTGCCAGACTTACCAACTTGCAAGCAAACCCCGCCTAGACGATAGAATTCTCGGATTGAAGATCGGGGGTGATAGATGACACCTCAGGAACGAGCTTCCCGTTACCTAGCAGCAACACCTCCTGCCATCAGCGGGAGCGGTGGCCACAATCAAACCTACAGCGTTGCCATCTCTTTAGTGCAGGGCTTCGGACTCACTATCACGGAATCCCTCCCGATCCTTCAGCAATGGAATTCCAAGTGTCTTCCTCCCTGGAGCGAAGCCGATCTGATTCACAAGCTTCGCGATGCTGAATCCAAGCAAGTGGGCAAACCTCGGGGCTGGCTCCTGGAGAATTCTGCTTCCAAGGTTACCCTGCCCGCCAGACCAACCAGCCCAGTGGCCAACCAGCCATTGCCCAGAGAGAAAAAGCCATCCAAGGAAGGATGGACTATCGGAACCGATGAACAGTTAGGAAGACTCTCGAAAGCTAGACCTTACTCGTTAGAAGGCCTTCAACTGGCAACTACCCGGGGGCTTCTCCTCTTTGGCTCCTACGGGGGCTACGAGTCCTACGCCGTGACCGACAAGAGCGATTACGTCTTAGAGGCGAGAAGAGTAGATCAAAAGCCTTACCCTGCAACGTTCCACCTGGAAGAGAGAAAGAGCCATGGAATTGCTGGAACATGGAAGCAATGGCCGGTCGGGATTCTTGAAGCTGCGAAACATGATACAGTCGTCTTAGTGGAGGGCATCCCTGACTTTCTAGAAGCGCACTATTTGGCTCAGTGGGAACAAGCCGAGCATTTCTCCAACACTTCCATGCGTTGCGCTATCGTCGCTATGCTAAGCGCTTGCCCTTATATCACAGAAGAAGCCTTGCCATACTTCCGAGGAAAGAGGATTCGGCTGTTCCCTCATGCAGATAAAGAAGGGGTCAATGGAGCCGCTAAATGGGTGAAGCAACTTAGGGCTGCGGGAGCGGCCAAGGTCGATCTCTTCGACTTTGGGGCTTATACCAAGCGGGACGATTCCCCTGTGAAAGATCTCTATGACTTTCGAGACCTACACCCCCGCCACTATAAAGCTGACTCGGAGCTGTGGAGGATCCTGCCATGATCAAGGAAGAGACATCCCAACTGGCAATTGTCCAAAGCGGAATCGCTAGTTTGGCACAAGGCCTTCCCAGCCTTGACCACAACCCGTCCACTGCAAGAGAAGTGGAGGAACTAACGCGGATGATGGGCCAGAGTGCTATGAATCCAACCTCGCTCGCTCAACTGGAAATCCCCAAGCGTGAACCAATCATTGGCGAGTGGTTCCGAGAGGGAGACCTAGGATTTGTTTTTGCGCCGCGTGGCTTAGGCAAAACCTGGCTCAGCATGTTAATGGCTCGGAAGTGTGCGGATGGCCACGGTTCATGCGGGCTCTGGACAGTACACAGGACCAAAAAAGTCCTCTACGTTGACGGTGAGATGCCGCTCGATTCGATGTTGGAGAGAGATAGGTTAATTGCTTCCCTGCCCTCGGAGAATCTCACATTCCTCCAGCACGAAGCCTTCTTTCACCAGCATGGAAGGGTTCTTAATCTCAGCGACCCAACGACTCAGCAGGCGCTTCTCGCGCATTGTCAGGCCAACGGTGTTGAGATCCTGATCCTGGACAATCTCAGCTGTCTGTTCTCCGGCGTTAAGGAGAATGATGCTGATGCTTGGGAGCTTGTCCTCCCTTGGCTGCTAACGCTGCGACGGAACCGGATTGCGGTGGTGATTGTCGCCCACGCCGGAAGAAACGGTCAAATGCGTGGAACCTCCCGCCGGGAGGATGCTGCTTTTTGGGTCATCCAGCTTAGCGAGGTGGCGGATGCAGCATCCCCTAAGACCGGGGCTCGTTTCGTCTCCAAGTTCATCAAGAATCGGAACGGGACCGAGGAAGCATGCCCAAGCTACCAGTGGGAGTTTACGACAAAGCCAACATTGGACGAGGTGGAAGTCCGGTGTGCCATCGTCTCCCCGCTAGACCAACTTGTGGGATGGGTTAGAGACGGGTTAAGCAGCGCAAGCGACATAGCGGTGGAGATGGGAGTCAGTAAGGGACAGGTTAGCAAATTGGCCAAGCAAGCGATCGAGCGAGGATTAATCCGGAAGGAGGCCCGCGAGTACCTCCCCTGCCCTTGAATACGCTTCGCCTCGTTTCTTGTTTCCCTCCCTAGGCGTGGAAACGGGAAACGAATGGAAACGAAACTGGAAACGAAACCGTTTCCAGGGTTTCAAAACCTCCAATCGTTGGTCTTTTTCAATACTCCTGGAAACGAGCGTAAAAAAGGCTTTGGAAACGAAAGGCAGATTCCGAGGCTTCCTCGTTTCCAGAGGTGCAATCGTAAGAGATTCCCGGAGGTGAGGCTGTGAGGCGTTTTGACCGCCACCTCAACCCAAAGTAGCCCAGGTAGGACATGACGCGTCCTAGGCCTTACCACGGAGCAAATTAAAGGGGTTTAGCAGGCAGTGCCAAACCAGGTGAGGGGAAACCTTCTATTCCTGCAACTTCCGCGCGCTTTGGGTGTAGCACTTTACCTCCTAGACGGGTTAATACCCCAACTGCTTAGCAGCCCAAACCATTAACTTCATGTCCTTGTTTAGCCCATACGTTCCGGGAACCTTCGCCAATGCCTCTTTCTGCCTACGCGCTCTAGCCGGGGCACCCTGCTTCCTCCACCTTCTCAGTTGAGGCGGTTGAGGTGGCCAGCCATGGAGCTTGGCTTTCTCCCTCTTGAGCGCCCAGCTTTGCCACAAGTCGGGATGCTGAGCTTTCAAGCCGAGGTATTCTGTCCAAGAGATTTTACAAGCCGCTGCAACAATGCCCTCCTTGTTGCGATTGATCGGCTCTTCCAAGGGTGTTTGCCTATAAAGCTTCCAACATAACAACCGAACTCTTCGCATTCCGGAAGTGCGCCATTTCTGTTTGAGAGCCGGATTATTCTCCTCCGAGGTTAACGCTTCGGAAACATCCATAAGTCTGAGAGGCTTCACAAATACAGGGAACAATGTGGCTAGAATAAAAAGATGCAGAATGTCAGGCCGTTTCCGAGGATCTGGCGTACAGGCTAACTAGCGTTGTGGGTCAAAGAGGCGGCGCAGCCAACTTGCGAAGACATCGACTTCAGGCACATCCGTATTTAGAAACCTGGCCCTGATCGCCGTCCCAAATGGTCTACCCGGCTCCTCCTGCCAAGCTAGCCAGGTATGGATTAATGCTTTCGGTCTATCCAGATCACTGAACCGAACCTCCTCGTTAGGGATGCCAACCAGGCAGGACTTCGCGTAATCCCACAAACGCGCGGACGGAACCATGAAACGCAGGAAATCTTCGAGAATCCCTTTGGAAGAATTGTCGGGCATCAGCCATACCCCTACGCGAGGGAGATAGGATCGTTGAGGGGGTAGCAAAATTGTTCCACTCAAATCAGGTTCGTTCGGCACCATATCGAATCCCGCCCCTTCCAGCCTAGCTTTCAACGCCGCCCAACTTGCAGCCGTACTGGTATCGCAATCGATGATCACGCCTAGGGAATCAATGTCGCTTCCCTTTAGAAAAACTGGCAGGACATTCAGCAATCTCTCAATTCCTTGTTGCTCCTTGATGGCGGGAGTCGTGATGCCTTTTCGCACACAAATGGCGTCGAGAACATTGACTTCATCCTTGCCCTCGACGAGCAGCACATGTTTGCTTTGCATTCTCATCGCACCTCCACGCTTTCACGGGTGACGATGGCAAGTTCGTCCTCACGGAAAATCGTCGGGACAATGATGTCATCATACCTCGCAAGCCGGATGAGCGAACCTTCCTCGGGATCAGCTGCTGCAGCTTCCTGAAAAGTCCTCACGGCGTCCCAGCTGTGGGTAGTAGCGAACACCTGGATATTGAGAGCCGTGGACAAGCGAAAAATCGCCTTCCAGACGTCGAGCTGCACAGTATGGTGCATACCATTCTCGAACTCATCAATGAGAAGCAGACCACCTTTAGCATTCACCAATGAAAGCGCGATACTAAATAGCCTATTGAGCCCGTCTCCGTAGGATCGAAGCGGGATCGGACGCGGGAAACGGGAGGACTTAACAATAGCGGTTCTATGCGTCCTATTACCTTCGACGCCCACCATCGATACCGCCATTATATCCGGCGAAATCAGCTGGAGAGCATCTACGATGTCGTTCTCAAGGTCCGACAGAGCAATCTTGTCCCAGAGGTGACCAACGTTTGAAGTGCGTTCGTTTCCATACGAACTGACAAAAGCGCAAGGAAGACCTACTTCCTCAGGTACCTCCAAGCGCCAAATCCGATTTCGAAGGTAAGACCGTTTCAAAAGATCGACCGGAATCACCCGACGTGCCCGGCCGGTCCGCTCCGTAACTAGGGCGGCAATCAAACCATCCGGAGGCATCAGGCCTTCGGATGGGAAAAGCTCAGGCTGTTGAGGAACGAATTTCTTGCTTCCGTCCTCCTGACGTTCCTCCGTAAAAAATTTAACCGAAAGCGAAAGCCCCAACGCGCGGTCATTTCCTGGGGCTTCCAAAACGATGGGCTCACGGATATCTGCTACCTGGGGAAATCCCGTGAAAAGACTTCCTATCTGTAGGAGTCCTTCTGATTCTGCACCTCTGGTTGAGTCTTCAGACTCGCTGTAGTCCTCTTCTCGATTCCTGGCGATCGCGTTAAGCATAGAAGGAGCGGCATCCGAGGCCATGATGCGTAGCGCTTCTAGGAGAGACGATTTCCCAGTGTTATTCCGTCCCGTTATCAGGTT
The Verrucomicrobiales bacterium DNA segment above includes these coding regions:
- a CDS encoding site-specific integrase; protein product: MQSTKLTDRSAATAFALEIERTEKLAGAGSLVEAQATAILKGILERAGGGETLRTRITSEWLRSWIEGKEATKSTATGVRYKQIVEEFIEHLGHRAKKPLSAVTTREIQAFLTKRTDSGCSPTTVQLDGKILRTAFNRARREGLITTNPAEAVELPERDSVERGTFTPAEVKILINAAKGEWKTMIYLAYFTGARLGDCCRMEWESVDLAKGLLTYKQTKTGKTVLLPIHPQLLTHLETLAVSDKAEKFVMPGMANKGPGGRHGLSEGFKRIMEKAGVDFQQVDGSGKRKICRRTFHALRHSFTSVLANADVAPELRMKLTGHSSQSAHKTYSHHDLETLRRAVDKMPRIS
- a CDS encoding SGNH/GDSL hydrolase family protein, whose product is MTPQERASRYLAATPPAISGSGGHNQTYSVAISLVQGFGLTITESLPILQQWNSKCLPPWSEADLIHKLRDAESKQVGKPRGWLLENSASKVTLPARPTSPVANQPLPREKKPSKEGWTIGTDEQLGRLSKARPYSLEGLQLATTRGLLLFGSYGGYESYAVTDKSDYVLEARRVDQKPYPATFHLEERKSHGIAGTWKQWPVGILEAAKHDTVVLVEGIPDFLEAHYLAQWEQAEHFSNTSMRCAIVAMLSACPYITEEALPYFRGKRIRLFPHADKEGVNGAAKWVKQLRAAGAAKVDLFDFGAYTKRDDSPVKDLYDFRDLHPRHYKADSELWRILP
- a CDS encoding AAA family ATPase; the encoded protein is MIKEETSQLAIVQSGIASLAQGLPSLDHNPSTAREVEELTRMMGQSAMNPTSLAQLEIPKREPIIGEWFREGDLGFVFAPRGLGKTWLSMLMARKCADGHGSCGLWTVHRTKKVLYVDGEMPLDSMLERDRLIASLPSENLTFLQHEAFFHQHGRVLNLSDPTTQQALLAHCQANGVEILILDNLSCLFSGVKENDADAWELVLPWLLTLRRNRIAVVIVAHAGRNGQMRGTSRREDAAFWVIQLSEVADAASPKTGARFVSKFIKNRNGTEEACPSYQWEFTTKPTLDEVEVRCAIVSPLDQLVGWVRDGLSSASDIAVEMGVSKGQVSKLAKQAIERGLIRKEAREYLPCP
- a CDS encoding AAA family ATPase, coding for MKLIISSLRIENFRSLKRLELENLARVNLITGRNNTGKSSLLEALRIMASDAAPSMLNAIARNREEDYSESEDSTRGAESEGLLQIGSLFTGFPQVADIREPIVLEAPGNDRALGLSLSVKFFTEERQEDGSKKFVPQQPELFPSEGLMPPDGLIAALVTERTGRARRVIPVDLLKRSYLRNRIWRLEVPEEVGLPCAFVSSYGNERTSNVGHLWDKIALSDLENDIVDALQLISPDIMAVSMVGVEGNRTHRTAIVKSSRFPRPIPLRSYGDGLNRLFSIALSLVNAKGGLLLIDEFENGMHHTVQLDVWKAIFRLSTALNIQVFATTHSWDAVRTFQEAAAADPEEGSLIRLARYDDIIVPTIFREDELAIVTRESVEVR